The DNA window TCTTTTCCCTTTCGGGATGCACCTCTTCCACCGCACCAGTAAAGTTCATGAATGGTCCTTCTATAACTCTTACCTGATCGCCCTTTTCAAAAAGTACCTTTACGGGTCTAACACCTCTCTTTACGAAACTTATCACTCTCTCCACTTCCTTTTCGTCGATAGGTGCTACCCTACCTCCTACCAGAACGGGTTTGTAAACGTGAGGTGTTTTTTCTATAGCTCTAAGGAGCGTGTCATTCATATTAGCTTTGATTAACAGATATCCGGGAAACATCTTTGACTCTAATATTATTTTAGCTTCTACTTTATTTTCTTTACAGGTTATTTTTTGACCGGGTTTTGATATAGGTGGGGCTTCTACACACGTATCACCTTCCACACTTTCTATAACTTTCACTTCTCCGTTCTCTATTCTAAAAGTGGTCACACCCTTCTTACCAAGCACACTCAGATCCCGATTGTTTCCTCTCAGAGACAACCTGTACTTTTCCTTTCCCTGCGTTCTTATCACAACTTTTTCTTCTGCAGGTACTACCACATCTTCAACGTAAGCTTGCAATCCTTCAAGTTCAATAACCTTAAGCAGGTTTTCTCTCGCTGTAGCTTCCTTACCTGCCTCAACTTGTAGAGCATACCACTTAAA is part of the Hydrogenobacter sp. genome and encodes:
- the nusG gene encoding transcription termination/antitermination protein NusG, which produces MGEFKWYALQVEAGKEATARENLLKVIELEGLQAYVEDVVVPAEEKVVIRTQGKEKYRLSLRGNNRDLSVLGKKGVTTFRIENGEVKVIESVEGDTCVEAPPISKPGQKITCKENKVEAKIILESKMFPGYLLIKANMNDTLLRAIEKTPHVYKPVLVGGRVAPIDEKEVERVISFVKRGVRPVKVLFEKGDQVRVIEGPFMNFTGAVEEVHPEREKIVVLISIFGRLTPVELDFSQVEKL